A region from the uncultured Sunxiuqinia sp. genome encodes:
- a CDS encoding head GIN domain-containing protein → MKRRFSIAVFFFVLLTIFSACIFLGPSIRGNGHVTTGYREVGDFDEIKVSTGMKVVLVQSDKNLITVEADENLHEFIKTELKRDELNIFSEERIKKAKKLLITVEFDRIEKLTSSSGAMVSTDDLIHLKDFSTKASSGSQQNLDVNAQDLQARASSGSHIKLSGKAEKVDFKASSGAHIKGSGLVSEDCFADVSSGAHIYIDVTNEFEGEASSGGHIYYSGSPSTVSINESSGGNIRKQ, encoded by the coding sequence ATGAAAAGGCGTTTTTCCATAGCAGTTTTCTTTTTTGTACTCCTGACTATTTTTTCAGCTTGCATCTTTTTAGGTCCATCCATAAGGGGTAATGGTCATGTTACAACCGGATATCGTGAAGTCGGAGATTTCGATGAAATTAAAGTTTCGACCGGAATGAAGGTGGTCTTGGTTCAGTCGGATAAGAACCTGATCACGGTAGAAGCCGATGAGAATTTGCATGAATTTATAAAAACTGAGCTGAAAAGAGATGAGCTAAATATTTTCTCAGAAGAACGAATAAAAAAGGCCAAGAAATTACTGATCACGGTCGAATTTGACCGTATTGAAAAACTGACAAGCAGTTCAGGAGCAATGGTTAGCACGGATGATCTGATTCACTTGAAAGATTTTAGCACAAAAGCCAGTTCTGGTAGTCAGCAAAATCTGGATGTTAATGCACAGGACCTGCAGGCGAGAGCATCTTCGGGCTCACACATTAAACTCAGCGGGAAAGCTGAGAAAGTTGATTTTAAAGCGTCTTCTGGTGCTCATATTAAAGGGAGTGGGTTGGTCAGTGAAGATTGTTTTGCCGATGTTTCAAGTGGGGCACATATCTACATTGATGTAACCAATGAGTTTGAAGGGGAAGCCTCAAGCGGCGGTCACATTTATTATTCAGGTAGTCCTTCTACGGTTAGTATTAATGAATCGTCAGGTGGTAATATCAGAAAACAATAA
- a CDS encoding head GIN domain-containing protein yields MKTKTKRFYFVSILLLAMVLVLQAQAANERVGKQTRQTSNFHGISVGSGIDLYLTQGNSEKVVIEADPDIIDDIITEVKDGVLHIYMKKKLNWSWNENRTAHVTFDDLTRLDVSSGADVESENSFKLDELKISVRSGADLEIEDITAETIWLDTSSGSDAEITGRVINFEASSSSSSDLSCGDLVAEHCQVKTSSGADAVVHATKSIKANASSGGDIRYKGNPTHKEINESSGGDVRRD; encoded by the coding sequence ATGAAAACAAAAACGAAACGGTTTTATTTTGTTAGCATTTTGCTGCTTGCAATGGTATTGGTTTTGCAAGCTCAGGCAGCAAACGAAAGAGTCGGTAAACAAACTCGACAAACCTCCAATTTCCACGGTATTTCGGTTGGTAGCGGAATCGATTTATACTTAACGCAAGGAAACTCAGAAAAGGTTGTGATAGAAGCTGATCCTGATATTATTGACGATATCATAACCGAAGTGAAAGATGGTGTTCTGCATATTTACATGAAGAAGAAATTGAACTGGAGCTGGAATGAAAACCGTACGGCTCATGTCACTTTTGATGATTTGACTCGGCTCGATGTTTCATCGGGTGCTGATGTAGAGTCAGAAAACAGCTTCAAGCTGGATGAACTGAAAATATCGGTGAGGAGTGGAGCCGATTTAGAGATTGAAGATATAACAGCAGAAACGATTTGGCTGGATACATCAAGTGGATCGGATGCTGAAATCACCGGACGGGTTATCAATTTTGAAGCATCCAGTTCCAGTAGTTCTGATCTTTCGTGTGGAGATTTAGTTGCCGAACATTGTCAGGTAAAAACTTCCAGTGGAGCAGATGCCGTTGTGCATGCAACCAAATCGATTAAAGCCAACGCGAGTAGCGGTGGCGACATTCGGTATAAAGGAA